A segment of the Halovivax limisalsi genome:
CGTATTCTCGTCGACGATGCCACACCCATCGCACGTACCGATGTTTACCTCGAAGGAGATTTCGGTGGACGGCAAATCGTCGAAGCTTGCATTGACGTTGACGTGTCCCTTCCACGGCGTCTCACCCATCTTCAGTGTCGCCCGCTGGTAGTGTGATAGCTTGTCCGTCGATCGCCGGACTGGGCCGAACCAACCCTCCTCCTTGTAGTGGTGTCGATACTTGAACCCGCGATCCAACTGCGTCTTCCCCTCGTCTTTCTTCAGGGATTGCAGGATATCGTCGGCAGAGAGTGCTGCTCCGGCGACGATCCCTGTCCATGGGTTGCTGGCACTCAGAGATATCATCGCCGTCACTGTCGTATCGAAGACGGGTTCGACCCAGCCGGGAAGACCCGGTTCGCCATTGGTACTGGCACTGTCGGTGAACCCACGGAAGCCCTCGTCGGGGTCGGGGAGGTTGAAGTCGTTGGGCGCGTCCGAAGAATTGGTGAATCTGAATGTCGTCGCGCCCAACTGGTCGTCGGTGCGGATGTCACCACTCCTGTGGTCCATGGCCCCGATGGCGGTCGACGTCAACCCGACTCGGGCCTCCCACCCGTAGATGTCGGTATGATAGATCTCGCGGATCGTCAAGGCCGACGCCTGATTGTTGAAAGGGAATGCTTTGTGTTCGTTCTCCTCATACGTAGTTACCGCGTCACTTTTACTATCTACCCCGCCTGCAGTCGTCGAGGAAGTATCTTCTAGAAGTTTTCTACCATCAATAGTCGCTCGTGACTGACCAACGATTGGTGGTGAGAGCGTGATACCTGCCGCGCCGAGTTTTCGCATAAAGTCGCGTCTTTGAACCATTGCGCAAATAGAATTAATTACAACTGCTACTTATTTGCTTCGATAAGTATCCCCATCTATAGTTCCGCTGGCGTGTGGCCGTATATCGCTTGATGCGGCCGGCGGTTGTTTACCGTTAGTCGGAAATCGGGAAACTCTCCAGAGACAAAATGTGCGACCAAGGAAGGGGACAAAGTTTCCTACCTCGCCAAGAGTCATGTCCGTAAGCAACTCGAGGACGAGACTGATCCGAAGGCGATCAAAATGCCTTATTGCTGCCTTTGAATACCTAAGGTCTTTCCCCGGTAAGATCGAAGCAAAGTTCTGCTGGGGTCGACAGATCGTGTATAACTGGCTGAATCGGTTCGAAGAATGAGGCTTTGAGGCCGCGCTCTACAACGATTCTCGGCCCGGGCGTCCGGCTGAACTCAAAGACGACCATTTAATTATTCGCGCGACAGACCGCATCGGGACGTCTCGCACGACCGGCGCCCGCCACCCGGTGCCGGAACACGTCTGCCGCAGACCTATGCCGCTCGGGACCGTACCACAGGGTGTGTCTAACGACGACGGCCTCGACGACCTGCTCGACGAACTCGACACGCACGGCGATCTCGACGCGGCGGAGCAAGTGTTGCGGATCCGGACGGAGAGCCGGCGGTACGACAAACCGGTGACGATCGTCGAGGGGTTCGACCTGCCCAAATCGGAGATCGAGTCCCTCGCGTCGGACTTGAAGAGCGCGATGGGGACCGGCGGCACCGTCGACGAGGGCCGGATCGAACTGCAGGGCGATCACCGGGATCGGGTGCCGGACATGCTCCGCGACCGGGGCTTCGCGGTGCGAGAATAGCCGTCTCCCGGGCAATCGCGCCGATGTCACTTTTGCGTTCGGTGAGACCTTAAGGATATCTTACATATAAAATGAGTACAACCTCTTCAGGTTGTTTTCCCCCATATTTCGTTCAATAGATCGAATATATGTGCATTACAATAAAATCTGCATAGATATCTAATAGGAAAATAGATATACAGTACAAATATTCAATATTCTAAAATAAAAAGTTTTATAATATGCTTGGGGAGATTACTTATTGCCATGTCGAACAACAATGCGGTTCGGAAGTTTTCACGGATGGGTAGGCGTCGATTCCTGAGCACTCTCGCCGGACTTGGCGTTTCTGTCAGCGCGTTACACGGCCTATCGTCGGATGTAGTGGCCGAGCTCGACCTCGATCCGAGCCGCGAGGTGGTTCGGCAAGCCGGGTACGTTCACACGAATCACGAGGCCGTCAAGCGGGGAGCTAGCCCGAAACGGACGCCCGTCTACTACAAAATACCGCGGTATCGGTGGGAACGGATCGAAGCAGCGCACGACGCTCGACGGCAACTTGAGGCCGAACTTGCCGAACGGGGTGTGAACTGTTCTGCATGGGTGACGACGAACGAAAGCGACGAAAAGATGGTTAAAATCGAGGTAATAGACGAGGGTTCGATGTCAACGAGGGCGTTTCAGCGGGTCGAATCCCGTATTCCAACCACCGTAGATGGCGTGGCTGGAAGGAATACGAAAGCCCAGAGCAATGCACGCGAGATCCCGGTCACTGTGACGAAGGAAAAAGCGGCGAAACCGAGTCCGGAACCTGTCGATCCGGTACCGCTTCTGAACGGTCCCGACCCCGACGATTTCTACTACTGGCGAGATTGGTTCCGTGTCCCAGCCGGTGCTGCATGCATGTTCGTCGATTCGATGAACGCGGACGATTTTGAGAATGCAGGAATGGGCACCCTTTGCACTCCGGTAGACGATAACGGGACGAAGAAAATGCTCACGGCTGGTCACAACATTCTAAAAACGACCCCGAACGATGACGATGACAATACTCCGATCGGTTTATTGGAAGAACCTCCAGAGAATGGTTTCATCGATGCGGATTTTGGTACCGATCGAGCAGAATTTTCTGGATCGGGTTACGACGTCTTGGACGGAGCGTCGCTAAATCTCATCAACGCTTCGAACGTCGAGTACGAGTTCGCGACGCTCGGCGGCGGGACGAAAGGCGATATCTTCGGCAGTCTCTCGGCGGACCGACTCAAAGATATCGAAGATCACGGGACGGGCTACTACGAAATGTTGCGGCAACAGGGCGCACGAACGGGAGAAGGAGGCGGATTCGGAATCGAAGAGGTGAACGACAACTCGTTCCGAACGGATCGCGATCACGACGAAGTTCAGACAGGGGATTCCGGCGGTCCCGTTCACCTTCTCAATGATGCTCCGATTCGAAAAATAGACGGATTTGTCCCGGCGGAGAATGTTGATATGAACATGGGAACGTTCTCGTATATTGCCGGCATTCACAGTTGGTCCGACGTGAACAAGAATACCAACGCGACTGCTGTTCACGTAATCGAAGACAAATTCGGGGTTGAGGTCTAACGACGATGGATGGTGGCCGATCGACCTGGGACCGACGCGAAGCGCTCCGAGTCGGGACGCTTGCGAGTCTGCTGGGAATCGCCGGCTGTACGGAATCCTCGAACAACGGCCAGAGCGGATCAGTCGACGGTTCCGAGAATGGTCCCATCGATCGGTCAGGGAACGAATCAACGGGCGACGAATCCGAATCGGATCCCGAAGCGGACGAACCAACCCTTGAACCCGCGGATGGCTGGCAAGGCGTCGACCCGACCGGCGAGATCACGTATCGCGACGATCCGAACTGGCGATTGCTCGGTCACGATACCGGGAGCACGTTTCACAATCCCCACGCCGACGGCCCATCGGACGACCCCCAGGTGCGGTGGACGGTTCAGGGCATAAACGATCCGCTCGCAGGATTTAATCACCATCCACTCATCGTCGACGGAACTGTGTACGTCATCCAGGAGCGAGATGGCGCTACATCGTCGTCTGGTTCGAGCGACCCGGAGAAAAATCGAGGGGCCCAGTTCGTAGCGGTCGACGCCGAGACCGGCGAGTCGGAGACGGTTTTCGAGTTAGATGGGCGGATTACGCGCCCGACGATCGTCGACGACATCGTCTACGCCGCGGTGGGTGGGGGCGTCGTGGCCTACGACCTTCAGGAGGAGCGGTTTCGGTGGCGAACGGACGACGTACTGGTGTATCCATCGTCGATCCGTGTGGTCGGAGACGTACTCGTCGCGCTCGATCAGGAACAGATGTACTCTTATCCGGAGTGGGAACCGCTCCCGCAACTGTTCGTTCTCGACGCTGCGGATGGAACGATTCTGTGGGAGGCCGCTGGCGACGGTGGCGGCGGTTCCCAACCGAGACTCCCGATCATTGCCGACGGGTGTACATTTTATCCCGACACCCCACTCGTTCGTTCAGTCGATGAGATGACACCGGCCGCGATGCTCCCCATGCCGATCTACTATCCCGTCCTCCGGGACGGGGAGTTGTACGGATCGAACGAAGGGGGCCTGGTGTCGATCGATTGGTCAACCCTAAAAACCCGCTGGGAATACCGGCCCGAAGATCGATCGATCGGCGGCGGGTGGGTCGCCGTATTCGACGATATCGTCGTCGTCGACGACTTCCGCGGCCCAGGGTTCGTCGGTCTCGATCGCGCAACCGGCGACCGACGCTGGGCGACGACCATTCGTGAGAAT
Coding sequences within it:
- a CDS encoding translation initiation factor, encoding MSNDDGLDDLLDELDTHGDLDAAEQVLRIRTESRRYDKPVTIVEGFDLPKSEIESLASDLKSAMGTGGTVDEGRIELQGDHRDRVPDMLRDRGFAVRE
- a CDS encoding PQQ-binding-like beta-propeller repeat protein, whose translation is MDGGRSTWDRREALRVGTLASLLGIAGCTESSNNGQSGSVDGSENGPIDRSGNESTGDESESDPEADEPTLEPADGWQGVDPTGEITYRDDPNWRLLGHDTGSTFHNPHADGPSDDPQVRWTVQGINDPLAGFNHHPLIVDGTVYVIQERDGATSSSGSSDPEKNRGAQFVAVDAETGESETVFELDGRITRPTIVDDIVYAAVGGGVVAYDLQEERFRWRTDDVLVYPSSIRVVGDVLVALDQEQMYSYPEWEPLPQLFVLDAADGTILWEAAGDGGGGSQPRLPIIADGCTFYPDTPLVRSVDEMTPAAMLPMPIYYPVLRDGELYGSNEGGLVSIDWSTLKTRWEYRPEDRSIGGGWVAVFDDIVVVDDFRGPGFVGLDRATGDRRWATTIRENRIPAAYLASTSDRVYVAHQGGAASAIDPADGTVVWTLDEEGMEWGRADGCALADDLLVTVGRDGTYFAIS